The genomic window CCTTCCAGGCCAGTTCGCGTTCTATTCAGCAGGGCGAGAGATGCAGCGCCCCCTTGTGGGATTGCGCATCTTCGGGACCGAGGGGATGATCTACCTGGAGGAGCGAAACGCAGGCGTGATCAACATCGCGCGAAACGACGGCACATCCGAACAGATTTCGTACGAGCCCCAGAAGGGGTTCGAGAACGAGCTGCTCAACTTCCACAAGGCGCTCTCGGGCGAAGAGTCTTTAAGCGTCACCCCGGAGATGGAGTTCGGGGACGTGAAGACGGTTCACAGCATACTCCGTTCCATAAGAGAAGAACGGGTGGTATCGGTGGACGAAACAACCAAGTACGGACCCCACCACGATGAGCGCGCGCAGCCTGAAGAGTGGTTCATACAGTAGCACCTTTCCCCGCTGAGGCGCACAACCCCCCACAACGAACCATACAATGCATCGAGCGATCCGGCCGGAGGGATCCGGCCGTTCTTCATTGTCAGGGGGTGTGCATGCCATGACTCTGCACCCTAGGGCGCCCGCCCCGTTCTTCGAGGCGGAAGCGGTTGTCGGGGGCCAGAGAACGCGGGTACGCCTGGAGGACCTGAGAGGCCGATGGGTAGTGCTGATGTTCTTCCCTTCGGCGTTCACATTCGTCTGACCGACAGAGCTGGGCGCGGTCGCGTCCATACAGAATAGGCTGTGGGAGCTTGGGGCCGAGGTTCTTGCGATCAGCACCGACTCAGTGTACGTGCACAAGATCGAAGGCATGATTTCGCCCAACGTCCGCCTTGTTCAATTCCCCGTGCTTGCGGACAGAAACGGGGCCATAGCAAAGATGTATGGGGTCTACAACTCCGACGCCGGCTGGGCCTATCGCGGCCTTTTCATCATAGACCCTCATCTCCGCATTCGGACGTTCATGGTCTACGATACAGACACCGGCCGG from Bacillota bacterium includes these protein-coding regions:
- a CDS encoding peroxiredoxin; its protein translation is MTLHPRAPAPFFEAEAVVGGQRTRVRLEDLRGRWVVLMFFPSAFTFVUPTELGAVASIQNRLWELGAEVLAISTDSVYVHKIEGMISPNVRLVQFPVLADRNGAIAKMYGVYNSDAGWAYRGLFIIDPHLRIRTFMVYDTDTGRSTHEILRALEALQYADRTGLTTQADWEPGCVGIKRAWEDVGKY